In a single window of the Agromyces sp. H17E-10 genome:
- a CDS encoding transglutaminase family protein — protein MSARLGLGPRRGWSVALSVALVVSMLAAAMIPWWPVYESPAFFVAAGTAIVAGCGIGLAGARWSWPTWVVAVAVAGAYVVLGVPAAVPDRALFGVLPTPDGLVELVAGAALSWKQLVTIAVPVGSYQALLVPPFLTGLVAATAATTIALRTPRPAAAVLPPAVLLLAGITLGVVHDDFALEAGLAFFATAVAWFVRIAIAGRRAISGGRPVEATLADARRVLGASIIVAVALVGATAAAFALPSPARNVVRAGLQPPFEPNEHDSPLAGFRTAFDPEVDDDPMLEVRGLPDGAGLAIAVLDTYDGIVYSVGGSDGAGPSGSFSRVPFRLDQPADAGETVRIDVSVEGYRDVWVPGIGKLERIEFGGPRADRLGESYFYNDVTGTGAVVGGLRSGDRYLAVSVVPTPPTDLASIEPGTSVLPPLPELPARLGDVLEEWAPPGDPPGERLSKVIAGFHEYGFVSHGLDGEEPSRSGHALDRIDELMTDQPMIGDGEQYAVAAALMARVIGFPARVVVGYLPGHDTERDASTGAVRFTSADRQAWIEVQASDGTWLQVDPNPQPRPIPKREPERPKVVSRPESVLPPPAERTPLVDDEPGPGSTPDDGGDGDDWLQAVLGGLEVAGIALVGIVAVCSPFVAIVVAKQRRRRVRRRAPTAVERIEGGWLEFADSAADHGYAIVPTATRAEQAAIVGGLAPLVLAAVVDRAVYAPGGPGDGDDHRVWETVDELRRRLGVSRSARDRLRAAISLNSLGGYAVSRRGARS, from the coding sequence ATGAGCGCGCGTCTCGGGCTCGGACCTCGCCGCGGATGGTCGGTCGCGCTCAGCGTCGCGCTCGTCGTGTCGATGCTCGCAGCGGCGATGATTCCCTGGTGGCCCGTGTACGAGAGCCCGGCGTTCTTCGTCGCCGCCGGGACGGCGATCGTCGCCGGCTGCGGGATCGGACTCGCAGGTGCCCGGTGGTCGTGGCCGACGTGGGTCGTCGCGGTGGCGGTCGCCGGCGCGTACGTCGTGCTCGGTGTGCCCGCCGCGGTGCCGGATCGAGCCCTCTTCGGGGTGCTGCCGACGCCGGACGGCCTCGTCGAACTCGTCGCCGGTGCGGCGCTCTCGTGGAAGCAGCTCGTCACGATCGCGGTGCCCGTGGGTTCCTACCAGGCGCTGCTCGTGCCGCCGTTCCTCACCGGGCTGGTCGCCGCGACCGCCGCCACGACGATCGCACTGCGCACGCCGCGCCCCGCTGCCGCCGTGCTGCCGCCCGCGGTCCTCCTGCTCGCCGGAATCACGCTCGGGGTGGTCCACGACGACTTCGCCCTCGAAGCCGGGCTCGCGTTCTTCGCGACCGCGGTCGCCTGGTTCGTGCGGATCGCGATCGCTGGGCGTCGGGCGATCTCCGGCGGACGACCGGTCGAGGCGACGCTCGCCGATGCACGACGCGTGCTCGGAGCATCCATCATCGTCGCCGTCGCCCTCGTCGGTGCGACCGCGGCGGCGTTCGCGCTGCCGTCGCCGGCGCGCAACGTCGTCCGAGCCGGCCTGCAACCGCCTTTCGAACCGAACGAGCACGACAGCCCGCTCGCGGGATTCCGGACCGCCTTCGACCCCGAGGTCGACGACGACCCGATGCTCGAGGTGCGCGGGCTGCCCGACGGCGCCGGGCTCGCGATCGCGGTGCTCGACACGTACGACGGAATCGTCTACTCGGTCGGCGGGTCCGACGGGGCCGGCCCGTCGGGCAGCTTCAGCCGGGTGCCCTTCCGGCTCGACCAGCCCGCCGATGCCGGTGAGACGGTGCGCATCGACGTCAGCGTCGAGGGCTACCGCGACGTCTGGGTGCCGGGCATCGGCAAGCTCGAGCGGATCGAGTTCGGCGGCCCGCGCGCCGACCGGCTCGGGGAGTCGTACTTCTACAACGACGTCACGGGCACGGGCGCCGTCGTCGGCGGGCTCCGGTCGGGCGACCGGTACCTCGCGGTGTCCGTCGTGCCGACCCCGCCGACCGACCTCGCGTCGATCGAGCCCGGCACGAGCGTGCTGCCGCCGCTCCCCGAACTCCCGGCGCGCCTCGGAGACGTGCTCGAGGAGTGGGCGCCGCCGGGGGACCCGCCCGGCGAACGCCTCTCGAAGGTCATCGCCGGATTCCACGAGTACGGCTTCGTGAGTCACGGGCTCGACGGCGAGGAGCCGAGCCGCTCGGGGCACGCGCTCGACCGCATCGACGAGCTCATGACCGATCAGCCCATGATCGGCGACGGCGAGCAGTACGCCGTCGCCGCCGCCCTCATGGCGCGCGTCATCGGGTTTCCGGCGCGGGTCGTGGTGGGCTACCTGCCGGGCCACGACACCGAGCGGGATGCCTCGACGGGCGCCGTGCGCTTCACGAGCGCCGACCGTCAGGCATGGATCGAGGTGCAGGCGTCCGACGGAACGTGGCTGCAGGTCGACCCGAATCCGCAGCCGCGTCCGATCCCGAAGCGCGAGCCCGAACGTCCGAAGGTCGTCTCGCGCCCCGAGTCGGTGCTGCCCCCGCCGGCCGAGCGAACACCGCTCGTCGACGACGAGCCCGGACCGGGATCGACGCCGGACGACGGCGGGGACGGCGACGACTGGTTGCAGGCGGTGCTCGGCGGACTCGAGGTGGCCGGGATCGCGCTCGTCGGCATCGTCGCCGTGTGCAGCCCCTTCGTCGCGATCGTCGTGGCGAAGCAGCGCCGTCGTCGGGTGCGTCGTCGTGCGCCCACGGCCGTCGAGCGGATCGAGGGCGGGTGGCTCGAGTTCGCCGACTCGGCGGCCGACCACGGGTACGCCATCGTGCCGACCGCGACGCGAGCCGAGCAGGCGGCGATCGTCGGCGGACTCGCGCCGCTCGTGCTCGCCGCGGTCGTCGACCGCGCCGTCTACGCGCCGGGCGGACCGGGCGACGGCGACGATCACCGGGTGTGGGAGACGGTCGACGAACTCCGTCGCCGCCTGGGCGTATCGCGGAGCGCCCGGGATCGCCTGCGGGCGGCGATCTCGCTCAACTCGCTCGGCGGGTACGCTGTGAGCCGGAGAGGAGCCCGTTCGTGA
- a CDS encoding DUF58 domain-containing protein → MTLSATRTTIPEEARRQGLLAVVIARAVRGGNAIALAAMRWTRAVSGVVTPLGWSVAAAAIAALAVGYGWGLVEVIVLGWAFAVLFAVSALWLVGRGAGEVHLSLPSPRVVVGDHAEARLLASNRGPRRFGGVQLEVPVGARLVERVLPGLPRGGSIEAELHIPTDRRGVVSIGPARTVRADPIGLMRREIVWSETVEMRVQPRTVAVSALSTGFIRDLEGSPTRDLTTSDIAFHALREYLPGDDRRYIHWRSSAKTGTFMVRQFEESRRSRMMVLLDLDPGAYVDDAEFELAVGAAASVGARAIRDARSVAFVVSGHRTGRTGAMRELPTVSRDRLVDALCVVERDDRAAPMPEVARTAAETLHGLSLVFLVTGSARGVAPLRSAASRVPPGIEVVAVQCSPESQPTARTVGGLTVFGIGYLEDLRAMLARSASIA, encoded by the coding sequence GTGACCCTTTCCGCGACGCGAACCACGATCCCCGAGGAGGCCAGGAGACAGGGCCTGCTCGCGGTCGTCATCGCGCGCGCGGTGCGCGGGGGCAATGCGATCGCGCTCGCCGCGATGCGGTGGACGCGGGCGGTGAGCGGCGTGGTGACGCCGCTCGGCTGGTCGGTCGCCGCGGCGGCGATCGCCGCGCTCGCGGTGGGCTACGGGTGGGGGCTGGTCGAGGTCATCGTGCTCGGCTGGGCGTTCGCCGTGCTCTTCGCGGTCTCGGCGCTGTGGCTCGTCGGCCGCGGCGCCGGCGAGGTGCACCTCTCGCTGCCGTCGCCGCGGGTCGTCGTTGGCGATCATGCGGAGGCCAGACTCCTCGCGAGCAATCGCGGGCCGCGACGGTTCGGCGGAGTCCAGCTCGAAGTGCCGGTCGGTGCACGGCTCGTCGAGCGCGTGCTACCCGGCCTGCCGAGGGGCGGCTCGATCGAGGCCGAGCTGCACATCCCGACCGACCGTCGCGGCGTCGTTTCGATCGGTCCGGCGCGCACCGTACGCGCCGACCCGATCGGGCTCATGCGCCGTGAGATCGTGTGGTCGGAGACCGTCGAGATGCGGGTGCAACCGCGCACGGTCGCCGTCTCGGCGCTCAGCACGGGATTCATCCGCGACCTCGAGGGGTCGCCGACCCGCGACCTCACGACGAGCGACATCGCCTTCCACGCGCTGCGCGAGTACCTGCCGGGCGACGACCGCCGCTACATCCACTGGCGCTCGAGCGCGAAGACCGGCACGTTCATGGTGCGCCAGTTCGAGGAGTCGCGCCGGAGCCGGATGATGGTGCTGCTCGACCTCGACCCCGGCGCCTACGTCGACGACGCGGAGTTCGAGCTCGCGGTGGGCGCGGCCGCCTCCGTGGGCGCGCGCGCCATCCGCGACGCGCGGAGCGTCGCGTTCGTCGTCTCCGGCCACCGCACCGGCCGGACCGGCGCGATGCGCGAGCTGCCGACCGTGTCGCGAGACCGCCTCGTCGACGCGCTCTGCGTCGTCGAGCGTGACGACCGGGCTGCGCCGATGCCAGAGGTCGCGCGCACCGCGGCCGAGACGCTCCACGGGCTGTCGCTCGTCTTCCTCGTGACGGGTTCGGCACGCGGAGTCGCGCCCCTGCGCTCGGCCGCGAGCCGGGTGCCGCCCGGCATCGAGGTGGTGGCGGTGCAGTGCTCGCCCGAGTCGCAGCCGACCGCGCGCACGGTCGGCGGGCTCACCGTGTTCGGCATCGGCTACCTCGAAGACCTGCGCGCGATGCTCGCGAGATCGGCCTCGATCGCATGA
- a CDS encoding AAA family ATPase produces the protein MTMTPDEAAAFAATLDRLVGAVEEVLLGKNRVVRLAFTALLSEGHLLLDDVPGTGKTSLARAMAQSVSGTSNRVQFTPDLLPGDITGVTVYDQREGVFEFHPGPVFANIVLADEINRASPKTQSALLEVMEEGQVTVDGQTHPVGHPFMVIATQNPVEQAGTYRLPEAQLDRFLMRTSIGYPDHASTIRILEGADQRAHDHRVDPVIGADEVVQLAALARTVYVDPTIHDYVSRLVDATRTAREVRLGVSVRGALALIRTAKTHAAGRGRHYVVPDDVKALAEPVLAHRLILDPEAEFDGVTTSNLVAQVLIETPPPSTKQAV, from the coding sequence ATGACGATGACCCCCGATGAGGCCGCCGCATTCGCGGCGACGCTCGACCGACTCGTCGGCGCCGTCGAAGAGGTGCTGCTCGGCAAGAACCGCGTCGTCCGCCTCGCGTTCACCGCGCTGCTCAGCGAGGGACACCTGCTCCTCGACGACGTGCCCGGCACCGGCAAGACCTCCCTCGCCCGGGCCATGGCCCAGTCGGTCTCGGGCACGAGCAACCGCGTGCAGTTCACGCCCGACCTGCTGCCCGGCGACATCACGGGCGTCACCGTGTACGACCAGCGCGAGGGCGTCTTCGAGTTCCACCCCGGACCGGTGTTCGCGAACATCGTGCTCGCCGACGAGATCAACCGTGCGAGCCCGAAGACCCAGTCGGCACTCCTCGAGGTGATGGAGGAGGGGCAGGTCACCGTCGACGGGCAGACCCACCCCGTCGGACACCCCTTCATGGTCATCGCGACCCAGAACCCCGTCGAGCAGGCCGGCACCTATCGCCTGCCCGAGGCGCAGCTCGACCGGTTCCTCATGCGCACCTCGATCGGCTACCCCGACCACGCGTCGACCATCAGGATCCTCGAAGGCGCCGACCAGCGCGCGCACGACCATCGCGTCGACCCGGTCATCGGTGCCGACGAGGTCGTGCAGCTGGCGGCACTCGCGCGCACCGTCTACGTCGATCCGACCATCCACGACTACGTGTCCCGGCTCGTCGACGCGACGCGCACGGCGCGCGAGGTGCGACTCGGCGTGAGTGTACGCGGTGCGCTCGCGCTGATCCGCACGGCCAAGACGCACGCCGCCGGCCGCGGTCGCCACTACGTCGTGCCCGACGACGTCAAGGCGCTCGCCGAGCCCGTGCTCGCGCATCGCCTCATCCTCGACCCCGAGGCGGAGTTCGACGGGGTCACGACGTCGAACCTCGTCGCCCAGGTGCTCATCGAGACGCCGCCCCCCTCGACCAAGCAGGCCGTGTGA
- a CDS encoding Ig-like domain-containing protein has protein sequence MRFAIPRRHRSALISAAAITAVVGVVATIAVTSGGYAAQRVELGDAAVWVANERLQSVGRASTAAFELNSIVETGGGSTIVQRGSTVLVLDADRSSAGILDAADSTLTDTVPVPPDTSLLALAGDRVVVAARGEIWTSAISEFADFDASEESALSFGANAVVSVAPSGLVFAYSPSTGDLSEVSASDDDQVVASWALEPFPAGDEVQVASVGGRWAVFDADERRLELDGRRVDLSSRIGANDVPRLQAPADGGHEVWVAHRGGLLAVDLDSGAVRSAVSGVDGRPAAPVMHDGCVYAAWSGGSAWRSCGGSATPVTLDGAAGDGLRFAENGRAIVLNDPASGRTWAADDRFRRIDDWQRLMRTERDDAEVERNDPDSDPEIEKRRTPPVAKDDAFGARPGRTTVLPVLLNDYDPNGDVLAIAGVEGELPDWARLDVISAGQQLQLTLGEDASGPLRFAYVVDDGHGGSSRAAVAVELRAADANSPPEQRRSISADAADGGRVSTPVLGDWVDPDGDPIFLRRATTAEPDRVSSTADGTVGFIERGGTGDERKVQLVVSDGRDETEGVLEIDVHPADAVPLEAEPFIAVATAGREIVVDPLRHVHGGAGRVRLSAVPAKADVRIAVDYGGGTFRFTSDVVGTHYLEYTVTDGSTPVTSMVRVDVQAPPDRDTTPITVPHTAFLRVGQPTDVDVLATDIDPTGGVLVVTEADVDGDDRGRLEVEAVDHGLLRVTLTAPLEAGSTTFDYRVSNGLAEAVGEVTVVEVPDPEQAQAPVVVADAISMRTGDVIDIPVLANDEQPDGLPIELASELVEKPRAGLLFASGERLRYFAPEQTGEYRARYQAVTEDGQTAEGDVTISVSDADPDTNADPVPETVTARVIAGENVRIPIPLTGVDPDGDSVQLLGPQSNPERGTVEATGPDWLEYRASDYAAGTDEFAYSVIDALGARAEGTVRVGIAPRVARPEPPLAVDDLVTVRPDRTVTVRVLANDSDPAGGRLRITSAEAADGADVRVVDDRLEIDVPEGEGRYGVSYEIENETYGRATAWVYIDALADAPLARPEASDTVLGLTDIVGETSVVVPVLDNVYLADGDVDEAGVDLVDGYRSGAEVLRDGTIRVDVEDRRRVVPFVVSHPDDAELVAYAFIWVPGRDDALPQLRADAPDVEVASGEVIQLELADFVIAASGRPVHITDEASVLASHGDGSSLVVDRDTLRFRSEPGYDGPASISFTATDGDGPDDPSARTGTIVIPITVRSNDDEPPAFTGTLIEFEPGQTKPIDLRRLTIPDASTAQSERTYRVMQPDAEGFDVALDGDELTITARADTPVGARSAVVIGVADEAGKGSGGRIELRVVPSTKPLARPIDDAAIAKRGQTTRIDVLANDEATNPFPETPLRVVAVDLDDVGEGISVTPSEDRSTLTVTAAAGAPPVNTTVRYQVEDATGEASRRAWGAVTISVQDRPEPVIGPVVTGFGDGTLDLAFGAGAFNNSPITGYEIALVDPATGDALSTAMCAATACTVATPGNGQANAVDVRIRARNGIGYSDAQVAPGPVWSDVIPPPPAGLGALPLDGRLGIVWKPVGTGSGSAVHSYVVTVAGVATEVTAASACTAGQCRVDSQAIANGSRVPVSVSARNEAYPALAVWTDAETAGTPFGPPVAGAIEVVGDASAGAATVTWAPFGANGDPVAGYFVQRLVDGATGVPSGAQACQVTTPAPGSVVPPSSGGTVAETIRVGPETSSLRFTGTAADSTKYSFVVWGYNRAGCTHTDVAGVVVRPGPGAVDGVTSEMAWNGPEIWDRYIDDVDVSASRIEIVGVDDQGTQIPGTKREFRGSGWLRDLLSERFDYGETGRFQVRGCTVWGSCGRWSDVLPGGESPTLTFALPSRQWDDRRSTWSWTDEPDNSGLPVEFSCGVDGDPTGRPAQTPTSCEITGAGPGDRVWLDVRIAGVSARYEAKGKETQ, from the coding sequence ATGCGATTCGCGATTCCCCGCAGACACCGGTCCGCGCTGATCTCCGCGGCGGCGATCACCGCCGTCGTCGGCGTCGTCGCCACGATCGCCGTGACGAGCGGTGGCTACGCGGCACAGCGGGTCGAGCTCGGGGATGCCGCGGTCTGGGTCGCGAACGAGCGGCTGCAGTCGGTCGGTCGGGCGTCGACGGCCGCGTTCGAGCTCAACTCGATCGTCGAGACCGGCGGCGGATCGACGATCGTCCAGCGCGGGTCGACCGTGCTCGTGCTCGACGCCGACCGATCGAGCGCAGGCATCCTCGACGCCGCGGACTCGACCCTCACCGACACCGTGCCGGTGCCGCCCGACACGTCCCTGCTGGCGCTCGCCGGCGACCGGGTCGTCGTCGCCGCCCGCGGTGAGATCTGGACGAGTGCGATCAGCGAGTTCGCCGACTTCGACGCCAGCGAGGAGTCGGCGCTCAGCTTCGGTGCGAACGCCGTCGTCTCGGTGGCGCCGTCCGGGCTCGTGTTCGCCTACAGCCCCTCGACGGGTGACCTCTCGGAGGTCTCCGCCTCCGACGACGACCAGGTCGTCGCGAGTTGGGCGCTCGAGCCGTTCCCCGCCGGCGACGAGGTGCAGGTCGCCTCGGTCGGCGGGCGCTGGGCCGTGTTCGACGCCGATGAGCGCCGGCTCGAGCTCGACGGCCGCCGCGTCGACCTCTCGAGCCGGATCGGTGCGAACGACGTGCCGCGGCTGCAGGCTCCGGCCGACGGCGGGCACGAGGTGTGGGTCGCTCATCGCGGAGGACTGCTCGCGGTGGACCTCGACAGCGGGGCGGTCCGCTCCGCCGTGTCCGGCGTCGACGGCAGGCCCGCCGCTCCCGTCATGCACGACGGGTGCGTCTACGCCGCCTGGTCGGGAGGATCGGCCTGGCGCTCCTGCGGCGGATCGGCCACGCCGGTGACGCTCGACGGCGCGGCGGGCGACGGGCTCCGGTTCGCGGAGAACGGTCGCGCGATCGTGCTCAACGACCCGGCCAGCGGGCGCACCTGGGCGGCCGACGACCGTTTCCGGCGTATCGACGACTGGCAGCGCCTCATGCGGACCGAGCGCGACGACGCGGAGGTCGAGCGCAACGACCCCGACAGCGACCCCGAGATCGAGAAGCGCCGCACCCCGCCGGTCGCGAAGGACGACGCCTTCGGCGCACGACCGGGGCGGACGACGGTGCTGCCGGTGCTGCTCAACGACTACGACCCGAACGGCGACGTGCTCGCGATCGCCGGCGTCGAGGGCGAACTGCCCGACTGGGCGCGGCTCGACGTGATCTCCGCTGGGCAGCAGCTCCAGCTGACCCTCGGTGAGGACGCGTCCGGTCCACTGCGGTTCGCCTACGTGGTCGACGACGGCCACGGAGGGTCGAGCCGGGCCGCCGTCGCCGTCGAGCTGCGCGCGGCCGACGCGAACTCGCCTCCCGAGCAGCGCCGGTCGATCAGCGCGGATGCGGCCGACGGCGGGCGGGTCTCGACGCCGGTGCTCGGCGACTGGGTGGATCCCGACGGCGACCCGATCTTCCTCCGACGCGCCACGACCGCCGAACCCGACCGGGTGTCCTCGACGGCCGACGGTACCGTCGGCTTCATCGAACGGGGCGGCACCGGCGACGAGCGGAAGGTCCAACTCGTCGTCTCGGACGGTCGCGACGAGACCGAGGGCGTCCTCGAGATCGACGTGCATCCCGCCGACGCGGTGCCGCTCGAGGCCGAGCCGTTCATCGCGGTCGCGACCGCGGGCCGTGAGATCGTCGTCGACCCGCTGCGTCACGTGCACGGCGGCGCCGGCCGGGTGCGCTTGAGCGCCGTCCCCGCGAAGGCCGACGTCCGGATCGCCGTCGACTACGGCGGCGGAACCTTCCGCTTCACGAGCGACGTCGTCGGCACGCACTACCTCGAGTACACGGTCACCGACGGCTCGACGCCCGTGACGAGCATGGTCCGCGTCGACGTCCAGGCCCCGCCCGACCGCGACACGACGCCGATCACCGTGCCGCACACCGCGTTCCTCCGCGTCGGGCAGCCCACCGACGTCGATGTGCTCGCGACCGACATCGATCCGACCGGCGGCGTGCTCGTCGTGACCGAGGCCGACGTCGACGGCGACGACCGCGGGCGGCTCGAGGTCGAGGCCGTCGACCACGGACTGCTGCGCGTCACCCTCACGGCCCCGCTCGAGGCCGGGTCGACGACGTTCGACTACCGCGTGAGCAACGGTCTCGCCGAGGCGGTCGGCGAGGTCACCGTCGTCGAGGTGCCCGACCCCGAGCAGGCGCAGGCACCGGTGGTGGTCGCCGACGCGATCTCGATGCGCACCGGAGACGTCATCGACATCCCCGTGCTCGCGAACGACGAGCAGCCCGACGGGCTCCCGATCGAGCTCGCGTCCGAGCTCGTCGAGAAGCCCCGTGCCGGCCTGCTCTTCGCCTCGGGTGAGCGACTGCGCTATTTCGCGCCCGAGCAGACGGGTGAGTATCGGGCGCGCTATCAGGCGGTGACCGAGGACGGCCAGACCGCCGAGGGCGACGTCACGATCTCCGTCTCCGACGCCGACCCCGACACGAATGCCGACCCCGTGCCCGAGACGGTGACCGCACGCGTCATCGCGGGCGAGAACGTCCGCATACCGATTCCGCTGACCGGGGTCGACCCCGACGGCGACTCGGTGCAACTGCTCGGCCCGCAGTCGAACCCCGAGCGCGGCACCGTCGAGGCGACCGGTCCCGACTGGCTGGAGTACCGGGCGAGCGACTACGCGGCCGGCACCGACGAGTTCGCCTATTCGGTCATCGATGCGCTCGGCGCGCGCGCCGAAGGCACCGTCCGCGTCGGCATCGCCCCACGGGTCGCCCGCCCCGAGCCTCCGCTCGCGGTCGACGACCTCGTGACGGTTCGCCCCGACCGCACGGTCACCGTGCGGGTGCTCGCCAACGACTCGGATCCCGCGGGCGGCCGGTTGCGCATCACGTCGGCCGAGGCCGCCGACGGCGCCGACGTCCGGGTCGTCGACGACCGCCTCGAGATCGACGTGCCGGAGGGCGAGGGCCGGTACGGCGTCTCCTACGAGATCGAGAACGAGACCTACGGCCGCGCCACGGCATGGGTCTACATCGATGCGCTCGCCGACGCGCCGCTCGCCCGCCCCGAGGCATCCGACACGGTGCTCGGACTCACCGACATCGTCGGCGAGACGTCCGTCGTCGTTCCCGTGCTCGACAACGTCTACCTCGCCGACGGCGACGTCGACGAGGCGGGTGTCGACCTCGTCGACGGATACCGCAGCGGTGCGGAGGTGCTGCGCGACGGCACGATCAGGGTCGACGTCGAGGACCGACGCCGCGTCGTGCCGTTCGTCGTGAGCCATCCCGACGACGCCGAGCTGGTCGCCTACGCCTTCATCTGGGTGCCGGGCCGCGACGACGCCCTGCCGCAGCTCCGAGCGGACGCCCCCGATGTCGAGGTCGCCAGCGGAGAGGTGATCCAGCTCGAGCTCGCCGACTTCGTGATCGCCGCGTCGGGTCGGCCGGTGCACATCACCGACGAGGCGAGCGTGCTCGCCTCGCACGGCGACGGGAGTTCGCTCGTCGTCGATCGCGACACGTTGCGGTTCCGCAGCGAGCCAGGATACGACGGACCCGCGTCGATCTCGTTCACCGCGACCGACGGCGATGGGCCCGACGACCCGTCTGCGCGCACGGGCACGATCGTTATCCCGATCACGGTGCGATCGAACGACGACGAACCGCCCGCGTTCACCGGGACCCTGATCGAGTTCGAGCCGGGGCAGACGAAGCCGATCGACCTGCGCCGCCTCACGATCCCCGATGCGTCGACCGCGCAGTCCGAGCGCACCTACCGGGTGATGCAGCCCGACGCGGAGGGCTTCGACGTCGCCCTCGACGGCGACGAGCTCACCATCACCGCCCGTGCCGACACGCCCGTCGGCGCGAGATCGGCGGTCGTCATCGGCGTCGCCGACGAAGCGGGCAAGGGGTCGGGCGGCCGCATCGAGCTGAGGGTCGTCCCCTCGACGAAACCCCTCGCCCGTCCGATCGACGATGCGGCGATCGCGAAACGCGGACAGACGACGCGGATCGACGTGCTCGCCAACGACGAGGCGACGAATCCGTTCCCGGAGACGCCGCTCAGGGTCGTCGCGGTCGACCTCGACGACGTCGGCGAGGGCATCTCGGTCACGCCGAGCGAAGACCGGTCGACCCTCACGGTGACGGCCGCCGCCGGCGCGCCGCCGGTGAACACGACGGTCCGCTACCAGGTCGAGGATGCCACGGGGGAGGCGTCGCGCAGGGCCTGGGGTGCGGTGACGATCTCGGTGCAGGACCGGCCCGAACCCGTCATCGGCCCCGTCGTGACCGGGTTCGGCGACGGCACGCTGGACCTGGCGTTCGGTGCGGGCGCGTTCAACAACTCGCCCATCACGGGCTACGAGATCGCACTCGTCGATCCGGCGACCGGCGACGCGCTCTCGACGGCGATGTGCGCCGCGACCGCGTGCACGGTCGCGACGCCCGGCAACGGCCAGGCGAACGCGGTCGACGTGCGGATCAGAGCGCGGAACGGCATCGGGTACTCCGACGCGCAGGTCGCACCGGGACCCGTCTGGTCCGACGTCATCCCGCCGCCGCCCGCCGGACTCGGCGCGCTCCCGCTCGACGGGCGGCTCGGCATCGTCTGGAAGCCCGTCGGCACGGGGTCGGGCAGTGCCGTGCATTCGTACGTCGTCACGGTCGCCGGCGTCGCGACGGAGGTGACCGCCGCGTCGGCGTGCACCGCCGGTCAATGCCGCGTCGACTCGCAGGCGATCGCGAACGGAAGCCGCGTGCCCGTGAGCGTGAGCGCGCGCAACGAGGCCTATCCGGCTCTCGCCGTGTGGACCGACGCCGAGACCGCCGGAACGCCGTTCGGCCCGCCCGTCGCCGGCGCGATCGAGGTCGTGGGCGATGCGTCGGCCGGCGCGGCGACGGTCACCTGGGCGCCGTTCGGGGCGAACGGCGACCCCGTCGCGGGCTACTTCGTGCAGCGGCTCGTCGACGGCGCCACGGGGGTGCCGAGCGGAGCGCAGGCGTGCCAGGTCACCACGCCCGCCCCGGGCAGCGTGGTCCCGCCGTCGTCGGGCGGCACGGTCGCGGAGACGATCCGCGTCGGACCGGAGACGTCCAGCCTGCGATTCACGGGCACGGCGGCCGACTCGACCAAGTACTCCTTCGTGGTGTGGGGCTACAACCGCGCCGGCTGCACGCACACGGACGTCGCCGGCGTCGTCGTGCGCCCCGGACCGGGAGCCGTCGACGGCGTCACGAGCGAGATGGCGTGGAACGGCCCCGAGATCTGGGACCGGTACATCGACGACGTCGACGTCTCCGCATCACGGATCGAGATCGTCGGCGTCGACGACCAGGGCACCCAGATCCCCGGCACGAAGCGGGAGTTCCGCGGATCGGGTTGGCTCAGGGACCTCTTGAGCGAGCGCTTCGACTACGGCGAGACTGGTCGGTTCCAGGTGCGCGGATGCACCGTGTGGGGCAGTTGCGGGCGCTGGTCCGACGTGCTGCCGGGCGGTGAGTCGCCGACCCTCACCTTCGCGCTGCCGAGCCGGCAGTGGGACGACCGTCGATCGACCTGGTCGTGGACCGACGAACCCGACAACTCGGGCCTTCCGGTCGAGTTCAGCTGCGGCGTCGACGGCGACCCGACCGGACGCCCCGCGCAGACCCCGACGAGCTGCGAGATCACCGGGGCCGGCCCCGGCGACCGGGTCTGGTTGGATGTCAGGATCGCCGGCGTGAGCGCACGATACGAGGCCAAGGGCAAGGAGACGCAATGA